In a single window of the Nocardioides sp. L-11A genome:
- a CDS encoding LLM class F420-dependent oxidoreductase has translation MRLGMIIDYSGGFAETVELLQEYERNGLDLVAMPEAYSFDAVSQLGYIAAKTDRLELMSAIFQIYTRTPSLTAMTAAGLDFVSDGRFTLGLGASGPQVIEGFHGVRYDAPLGRTREVIEICRQVWKRQPVEYEGKYYDVPLTEEKGGSGLGKPLKLINHPVRSEIPISVAALGPKNVALVAELANGWQPLFFHPGKVELAWGPSLEEGFAKRDAALGELDIQLQIAFHLGEPSPEAVQAVRNQLALYVGGMGARDKNFYNQLACRYGYETEAKEIQDHYLSGRKAEAAAAVPQELVDAVTLLGDEDAIRRQVAEFHAAGVRTFLLNPLAASDEEKVAQVRRLSEIVKEVTA, from the coding sequence ATGCGACTCGGCATGATCATCGACTACTCGGGCGGGTTCGCCGAGACCGTGGAGCTGCTCCAGGAGTACGAGCGCAACGGGCTCGACCTGGTCGCGATGCCGGAGGCGTACTCCTTCGACGCGGTCAGCCAGCTCGGCTACATCGCCGCCAAGACCGACCGGCTGGAGCTGATGTCGGCGATCTTCCAGATCTACACGCGCACGCCGTCGCTGACCGCGATGACCGCCGCGGGACTGGACTTCGTCTCCGACGGCCGGTTCACGCTGGGCCTCGGCGCGAGCGGGCCGCAGGTGATCGAGGGCTTCCACGGCGTCAGGTACGACGCCCCGCTGGGTCGCACCCGTGAGGTCATCGAGATCTGCCGCCAGGTGTGGAAGCGGCAGCCGGTCGAGTACGAAGGGAAGTACTACGACGTCCCGCTGACCGAGGAGAAGGGCGGCTCCGGGCTCGGCAAGCCGCTCAAGCTCATCAACCATCCGGTGCGCAGCGAGATCCCGATCTCGGTGGCCGCGCTCGGGCCCAAGAATGTCGCCCTCGTCGCCGAGCTCGCCAACGGCTGGCAGCCGCTGTTCTTCCACCCGGGCAAGGTCGAACTGGCCTGGGGCCCGTCGCTCGAGGAGGGCTTCGCCAAGCGCGACGCCGCGCTCGGTGAGCTCGACATCCAGCTCCAGATCGCCTTCCACCTCGGGGAGCCCTCGCCCGAGGCCGTGCAGGCGGTCCGCAACCAGCTGGCGCTCTACGTCGGAGGGATGGGCGCGCGCGACAAGAACTTCTACAACCAGCTGGCCTGTCGCTACGGCTACGAGACCGAGGCGAAGGAGATCCAGGACCACTATCTGTCCGGCCGGAAGGCGGAGGCCGCGGCCGCCGTACCCCAGGAGCTGGTGGACGCCGTGACCCTGCTCGGTGACGAGGACGCGATCCGTCGTCAGGTGGCCGAGTTCCACGCCGCGGGCGTCCGGACGTTCCTGCTCAACCCGCTGGCCGCGAGCGACGAGGAGAAGGTCGCGCAGGTGCGCCGGCTCTCCGAGATCGTCAAGGAGGTCACCGCATGA
- a CDS encoding FAD-binding and (Fe-S)-binding domain-containing protein has protein sequence MSGIAQQLQRHGAGDVSDDAAVLGAYSSDASLYRVPPAAVAFPRSADEVAAILAAARAEGLTLTARGAGTSVAGNAIGTGVIVDFSRHLNQVLAVDPDSETAVVQPGVVQAVLQQAVAPHGLRFGPDPSTSTRCTIGGMIGNDACGARSLAYGRTSHNVRGLRGLLADGTSLSTGYDADGRPIATAEDTDVLDRLRGLVADDLGTVRTEFGTFGRHVSGLALDHLAPERGFDLTRALVGSEGTLAVVTEATVRLVRAPKAALMIVLGFPDFPTAGFATPEVLAFEPSACEGLDRRIVEVIRERRGPDAVPPLPAGDAWMFVELSGDDPDEVRRRAELLAAAGLGVSALVVDDPRTADRLWKIRADGAGLAGRAPSGLPAWAGWEDSAVPPERLGEYLTAFEGLLATHELTAMPFGHFGEGCLHVRMDFPFARPDGADRFRAFLEEAADLVTSLGGSLSGEHGDGRARSDLLPRMYSPRALGLMASVKDLFDPTGVLNPGILVDAASSTDDLRYSSTSRLTQQSGGLAFAYTDDGGDFGQAVHRCTGVGKCRADNSGSGGVMCPSYQATKEEIHSTRGRARLLQEIVNGDSDVSWGSPAVHDALDLCLACKGCASDCPTGTDMASYKAEVLHQTYKNKIRPRSHYSVGWLPRWAKAGSAMPRLANRTMAVGPLRKVALKAAGVDTRRRMPAFARRTFRRAFAGAVGTGTPVVLFVDSFTNHFAPQVADAAVTVLRAAGYDPRITRQQECCGLPWISTGQLDGAARRMRGMVDALAGDARAGTPIVGLEPSCTAVLRHELRELVPGPDADAVAGATTTLAELLSRTPGWTAPDLTGTRIVAQPHCHHHAVMGWNADRTLLEKAGAKVEALPGCCGMAGNFGVEQGHYEVSVAVAEQHLLPAVRSSAGDAARVVLADGFSCRTQLDELAPDARPLHLAELLARGLG, from the coding sequence GTGTCCGGCATCGCTCAGCAGCTCCAGCGCCACGGAGCGGGCGACGTCAGCGACGACGCCGCGGTCCTCGGCGCCTACTCCTCCGACGCCTCGCTCTACCGCGTGCCGCCCGCCGCCGTCGCATTCCCGCGCTCGGCCGACGAGGTGGCCGCGATCCTGGCCGCCGCCCGCGCGGAGGGACTGACGCTCACCGCCCGCGGCGCGGGGACGTCGGTCGCGGGCAACGCGATCGGGACCGGCGTGATCGTCGACTTCAGCCGGCACCTGAACCAGGTCCTCGCGGTCGACCCCGACAGCGAGACCGCGGTGGTCCAGCCGGGCGTCGTCCAGGCGGTGCTGCAGCAGGCCGTCGCGCCGCACGGCCTGAGGTTCGGGCCCGACCCGTCGACCAGCACCCGCTGCACGATCGGCGGGATGATCGGCAACGACGCGTGCGGGGCGCGGTCGCTGGCCTACGGCCGGACGTCGCACAACGTGCGCGGCCTGCGGGGGCTGCTGGCCGACGGGACCTCTCTCAGCACCGGGTACGACGCCGACGGCCGGCCGATCGCGACGGCCGAGGACACCGACGTACTCGACCGGCTGCGCGGCCTGGTCGCCGACGACCTGGGCACCGTGCGCACCGAGTTCGGCACCTTCGGCCGGCACGTCTCGGGCCTCGCGCTCGACCACCTCGCGCCCGAGCGCGGCTTCGACCTCACCCGCGCGCTGGTCGGCTCCGAGGGCACCCTCGCCGTGGTCACCGAGGCCACCGTCCGGCTGGTCCGGGCGCCGAAGGCGGCGCTGATGATCGTGCTCGGCTTCCCCGACTTCCCGACTGCTGGCTTCGCGACGCCGGAGGTGCTCGCCTTCGAGCCGTCCGCCTGCGAGGGCCTGGACCGCCGCATCGTCGAGGTGATCCGCGAGCGCCGCGGCCCGGATGCCGTGCCGCCCCTGCCGGCCGGCGACGCCTGGATGTTCGTGGAGCTCTCCGGCGACGACCCCGACGAGGTACGACGACGCGCCGAGCTGCTCGCCGCCGCCGGTCTCGGCGTCTCCGCGCTGGTCGTCGACGACCCCCGCACGGCCGACCGGCTCTGGAAGATCCGCGCCGACGGCGCCGGACTCGCCGGGCGGGCGCCGTCCGGACTGCCGGCCTGGGCCGGCTGGGAAGACTCCGCCGTGCCGCCGGAGCGGCTCGGCGAATACCTCACCGCTTTCGAGGGCCTGCTCGCCACGCACGAGCTGACCGCGATGCCGTTCGGCCACTTCGGCGAGGGCTGCCTCCACGTGCGGATGGACTTCCCGTTCGCCCGTCCCGACGGGGCCGACCGGTTCCGGGCCTTCCTGGAGGAGGCGGCCGACCTGGTCACCTCGCTCGGCGGCTCGCTGTCCGGCGAGCACGGCGACGGCCGGGCCCGCAGCGATCTGCTGCCGCGGATGTACTCCCCGCGCGCGCTCGGCCTGATGGCCTCGGTCAAGGACCTCTTCGACCCGACCGGCGTGCTCAACCCCGGCATCCTCGTCGACGCCGCGTCGAGCACCGACGACCTGCGCTACTCCTCGACGTCGCGGCTCACCCAGCAGTCGGGCGGCCTCGCCTTCGCCTACACCGACGACGGGGGCGACTTCGGCCAGGCGGTGCACCGCTGCACCGGCGTGGGCAAGTGCCGCGCCGACAACAGCGGCTCGGGCGGCGTGATGTGCCCGTCGTACCAGGCGACGAAGGAGGAGATCCACTCGACGCGGGGCCGGGCGCGACTGCTCCAGGAGATCGTCAACGGCGACAGCGACGTGTCCTGGGGCTCCCCCGCCGTGCACGACGCGCTCGACCTCTGCCTGGCCTGCAAGGGCTGCGCCTCCGACTGCCCGACCGGCACCGACATGGCGTCGTACAAGGCCGAGGTGCTGCACCAGACCTACAAGAACAAGATCCGGCCGCGCTCGCACTACTCGGTCGGCTGGCTGCCGCGCTGGGCCAAGGCGGGCTCGGCGATGCCGCGCCTGGCCAACCGGACCATGGCCGTCGGGCCGCTGCGCAAGGTCGCCCTCAAGGCCGCCGGCGTCGACACCCGGCGGCGGATGCCGGCCTTCGCGCGCCGTACCTTCCGGCGGGCCTTCGCCGGAGCGGTCGGGACGGGCACGCCGGTCGTGCTCTTCGTCGACTCGTTCACCAATCACTTCGCCCCGCAGGTCGCCGACGCGGCGGTCACAGTGCTGCGCGCCGCCGGATACGACCCGCGGATCACCCGGCAGCAGGAGTGCTGCGGCCTGCCCTGGATCAGCACCGGCCAGCTCGACGGCGCGGCGCGCCGGATGCGCGGCATGGTCGACGCGCTCGCCGGAGACGCCCGTGCCGGTACGCCGATCGTCGGCCTGGAGCCGTCCTGCACGGCCGTCCTGCGCCACGAGCTGCGCGAGCTGGTCCCCGGACCGGACGCCGACGCCGTCGCCGGTGCGACGACCACGCTGGCCGAGCTGCTGTCCCGCACCCCCGGCTGGACCGCGCCCGACCTCACCGGCACCCGCATCGTGGCGCAGCCGCACTGTCACCACCACGCCGTCATGGGCTGGAACGCCGACCGCACGCTGCTCGAGAAGGCCGGCGCCAAGGTCGAGGCGCTGCCCGGTTGCTGCGGCATGGCGGGCAACTTCGGGGTCGAGCAGGGGCACTACGAGGTGTCCGTGGCCGTCGCGGAGCAGCACCTGCTCCCCGCCGTACGGTCCTCCGCGGGCGACGCCGCCCGGGTCGTGCTCGCCGACGGCTTCTCGTGCCGCACGCAGCTCGACGAGCTCGCTCCCGACGCGCGGCCGCTGCACCTGGCCGAGCTACTGGCCCGCGGCCTGGGCTGA